AGTTCCCGTCGAACCAGACGGTGGCGCTGTCCCCCTCGAAGGCCAGGATGTGCGTCGCGATCCGGTCCAGGAACCATCGGTCGTGGCTGATGACGACGGCGCAGCCGGCGAAGTTCTCCAGCGCCTCTTCGAGGGCGCGCATCGTGTTCACGTCCAGGTCGTTCGTCGGCTCGTCGAGGAGCAGCACATTGGCCCCCTCCTTGAGCATCCGCGCGAGATGCACCCGGTTCCGTTCTCCGCCTGAAAGCTGCCCCACCTTTTTCTGCTGATCGGTGCCGGAGAAATTGAACCGGGAGACGTAGGCCCGCGAGTTCATCTCCCGGGTCCCGAGCAGGACGATGTCCTGGCCGTCCGAGATCGTCTCCCAGATCGTCTTGTCGGGATCGAGGGCGTCCCGGCTCTGGTCCACGTAGGCGAGCTTGACCGTCTCGCCGATCCGGATCGTTCCGGAGTCGGGCTGCTCCTGGCCCGTGATCATCCGGAAGAGGGTCGTCTTTCCGGCGCCGTTCGGGCCGATGATGCCGACGATGCCGCCCGGGGGCAGGCTGAAGGACATCTTGTCCACGAGAAGGCGGTCGCCGTAGGCCTTGCTGACGGCCTCGGCCTCGATGACGAGCTTCCCCAGCCGCGGTCCGGGCGGGACATAGATCTCCAGATCCTTTGACCGGGCCTCCGTCTCCTGGGACAGGAGGTTCTCGTAGGCGCTGATCCGGGCCTTGGATTTCGCATGGCGCCCCTTGGGGGACATCCGGATCCACTCCAGCTCGCGCTGGAGGGTCTTCTGGCGCTCCGTCTCCGATTTCTCCTCCTTCTGGAGCCGGGTCCGCTTCTGCTCGAGCCACGACGAGTAGTTTCCCTTCCAGGGGATCCCTTCCCCCCGGTCCAGTTCCAGGATCCATCCCGCCACGTTGTCGAGGAAGTAGCGGTCGTGCGTGACGGCGATCACGGTGCCCGCATACTGCTGGAGGTGGCGCTCCAGCCAGGCGACGGACTCGGCGTCGAGGTGGTTGGTCGGCTCATCGAGCAGCAGGATGT
The sequence above is drawn from the Candidatus Fermentibacter sp. genome and encodes:
- the ettA gene encoding energy-dependent translational throttle protein EttA, translated to EKLDALDAWDLDSRLEMAMDALRCPPGETPVKVLSGGERRRVALCRLLLQKPDILLLDEPTNHLDAESVAWLERHLQQYAGTVIAVTHDRYFLDNVAGWILELDRGEGIPWKGNYSSWLEQKRTRLQKEEKSETERQKTLQRELEWIRMSPKGRHAKSKARISAYENLLSQETEARSKDLEIYVPPGPRLGKLVIEAEAVSKAYGDRLLVDKMSFSLPPGGIVGIIGPNGAGKTTLFRMITGQEQPDSGTIRIGETVKLAYVDQSRDALDPDKTIWETISDGQDIVLLGTREMNSRAYVSRFNFSGTDQQKKVGQLSGGERNRVHLARMLKEGANVLLLDEPTNDLDVNTMRALEEALENFAGCAVVISHDRWFLDRIATHILAFEGDSATVWFDGNYSEYEADRKTRLGAAASQPHRIKYRQLTRI